From the genome of Sulfurimonas paralvinellae:
GCTACATCGTCAGAGTAGACATCATGAAGCTGAAAACTTGCACGAGCTGTAATGACAAGTGTAAGGTCGTACTCTTCTACAAGCTCTGCCAAAAATTGAAAATCTTTTGCACTAAAGTGTCCGCCATCACCGTTACGCAGGCGGATAGTGAACTCATCTTCCAGGAAGTCGGTATTGAATATTCCAAAATCCTGTAGATAGTATCGGTCGCCCTCTCCAAGAGAATCGAAATCAATAGTGTCAAATTCCTTAGTGTAGTAATCATAAGGTTTCATACGCGCTTTGTACTGTTCACGCTTGTTTAATTTCTTCTCTAATTCTTCAGACATGACAACTCCATTCTTTGTAGAGAATATTAACAAAAAAAGCTACTAAAATCTTGATATATATCAAGGATATCTATATAAGCCTTATCTCTTAGAGAGAAGAAAAAGACGAGATTGTAAATTTTTTCTTATTTTTACTTACTTTTTAAGTTTCTAGGATTATAATCGGTGAAAATTAATATATAGGATAAAGGATATTTAAATGCCTTTTTTATACTTTTTATTATTTATTTTGTCTTCTATATTACAAGCTGAAGATCTTAGTTCTCTACTCAAAAACTACAAGACTGATTCAGATCTATCAAAGTTTACAAAACATGATTCAGCAGGAATAGTGGAAGTATATACAAGACAGGATCTGGAAAAGATGCAGGTACATAATTTGCAAGATATTTTGCAGACTATACCTGGAATCCATCTACTGCGTGCCACAAATAATTTGACTTTGCTGGCACCATCAAGTACTTCAAAAATGCCACTTACCTATACGCGTCTTTATATCAATGATCACGAGATGAGCTCAAGCTCTTTTGGAAGTGCTTTACTGATTTGGGGTAATATGCCTGTTGAATATATAGACCATATAGAGGTGTATAAAGCTACTTCGTCTTTGGAATTTGGCAATGAAAATGCAGCTTTTATTATACGACTATATACAAAAAATGCCAAGCGTGACAGTGGATCAAAAGTTCGTCTAATGGCAGATAACAAAGGCAGTTATGATACAAACTTCTATACTGCCAGCGAAATTGACAATGATATATCTTATTTTGCTTATGCCAATGTTGCAGATACAAAAAGAAAAAAATATTACAATATTTATAATGGGCAGAGATATACCTATGATAGTGACACTAATAATTATAACCTTTACGGAAGCTTGGAGTATAAAAAATCCCACCTTGAAGTCGGTGCTAATCAAAAAGAGGATAATGATTTCCTCGGTAGAGGGATTCACAGAACTCCTGATGGCGGAGAACTTGATGCCTATCATTACTATATTCATTTCACACAAGAGTTTGAAAATGAGTTAAAATTACAACTTTCATATGATCGACTCTCTTATACCCGTAATTATGAAGATCCAAATGGCATACATATTGCCAATGCACCGCTTATCAATAGCTATACTCTCCGTTTTAATGATGATATTTTTAATATTTGTGTTGAAAAGCATTTAGATTATAAACATAATAAAGTAATGCTGGGGGCATTTTACAAATACAAAGAGTTTGCCGCTAAGGGAGACTTTCATGATACTACTTATAGTTATGCACATAAAAATAATTTTTCAAATGGGTTGAATCTTTATTCTATATATGGCGAAGATGACTATGATATTTCCAATACATTAAGAGTGTTGGCTTCTCTAAAAGGAGACTTTTTTCGCTATAACAAAGATATAAAAACACAAAATGAGTTTGTTGCTCGTGCCGGTATTATTAAAAAGCTTGAAGATCTTCAGTTGAAAGCATTTTACACAAGGGGGTATGTTCCTCTTGGTTTTTATCAGATTTACAATCCTGAAAATCTTCCATATCGTGCTAATCCGCAAATTGATACACCAAAAACAGATATATATACATTAAGTATGAAATATAAGAAGCAAAATTATGAAACATCCTTTGAAGTTGCACAGATGGAAACTTCTAATAATTTAGTTTATGACTATACAACGACAAATGGATGGAAGAATGTATCACAGACAGCTAGACAGACACTATACCAGTTGAACTATACATATTTTTTCAATCTACAGAATAAACTATTGATAAATTTAACATATGGAGAGAATAATACAGACATAAAGCAATCTTCTCCATTTGGTTGTTTGATTCGCAGCTACAATGCATATAAAAAATTTGACTTTTACAATGAGTTCAATTATAAAAACGGTTATAGCTACAGTTCCTACAGCGTAGATGCAAGCTTAGACTGGACTGCTGCTGTTAAATATCATCATACAAAAGACCTCTCCTTTGGACTTCGTGGAGAAAATATACTTGATCAAGGATATGAGCAGGTGTATTCTGGTGTGTCTCAGAAATTTCCTGTACGAGATCAAAAAGTATGGTTAAATATGGAATATTTGTTCTAATGAAACAGTTTTTAATATTCTTTATCCTGTTTTCAGAGCTACTCTTAGCAAACAATCTAAATTATGAGATGAAGATATATGATACTATATTTCATGCCCTTTTTCCAACTAAAAAAAGAGTGAAAGTGTGGAGTGACAATACAGAGAAGTTACAGCAACTTGCAAAGTTAGCAATCATTTCTCCTGTTAAACAGCAAAAAAATGCAGATATACTCCTGTTGACAAACTTATCTGATATACAGAATGAAACTCCTAAATTTGTTTGTGATTATAAACTTCTAAAAAATTATAGAACAAGTGCAATTGGTGGTTTTTATTGGCAAAAAGGACGGCCAAATATTATATTTTTAGAAAAAAATCTTAAAAAGTTTCATATAAAACTTCCAGCATCTATGCAAGAGTATATAGAAGAATGAAGCATTTAGTCAAATTATATATATTGATTTTTATAACTATCGTATTTTCTATTGTTTATCTTTATGTAAAACTTGGAGAGACACAGGATCAATTGACTATAAATATTGATAATATTTTTTTGACACAAACAAAAGAGATAGCACGAAATATTGATGAACATATTCACAATGAAATAGATGCAAACTTGTATGCACAACTAAAAAATAATTTGAAGTTAAGAGAGCGTTTAGAAGAGGAAATGTCACTGTTGCATACCGAAATTTATCAATATATTTATATTTTATATAGAGATAAACATCATAATTTCCGTTATCTACTGGATGGCAGTAAAGAGGACAAAGGTGCATTTGATGAAAAACTTAATGTCAATAAAAAAATTTGGGAAAAGGTTTATAAAAGTAAAACCTCACAATTATACTCACAACAAAATATAGACGCTCTTTCACAAACATATCTTGCTCCAATTATTTATAATGATACTGTAGAAGCTGTTCTGGCAATAGATTTTTCTACCGCACTGCCACGTAACATTACGCAAGCCACTATACCTTTAAAGCATGTTTTTTTCTATATTTTTGCTGCAATATTACTCATGTTGCTCATTCTCTTATACCAGACATTTTTAAATTTGAAAACAAAAAAAGAGAGTATTACGGATCCTCTCACACAGGCATACAATCGTACCTATCTTAGAGAACTGCTTAAAAGAATAGATATTTCAGCCTATCAGATTGCTATGCTTGATATTGACTATTTTAAACAGGTCAATGATACTTATGGACATAAAACAGGTGATAAAATTCTAAGAGATGTTGCTGATATCATAAAACAGGAGATTCGTTCGAATGATATATTTGTCCGTTTTGGAGGAGAAGAGTTTTTGTTGTTTATTTCAAAACAACAAGAAAATAACTATACGGCAAAAAAAGTAGCAGAACGTATTCGAAAACATATAGAAATGACCTCTTTTGTTTATGACAATATCACAATTAAACTTACTCTTTCTATAGGAATAACTTGTGATACCACCCATTTTAAGTCAATCAGTGATGCTATAAAACATGCAGACAAAATGCTTTATATAGCAAAAAGAGAGGGGAGAAATCTTGTTATTACAGATAATAAGCAACAGCAGAAGGAACAAGATAAAAAAGAAACATCTATACACCAACTCTCTATAAATGCTATTAAAGAAGCGATAGAGGACAATAGAGTTTTTGTCTTTTTTCAACCAATTTTTGACGCACATACTTCCAATATAACTAAATATGAAGCACTTATACGTATAAAAGATAAAAATGGCACTATAGTTTTACCAGGTCAATTCTTGCCAACAGTTGCTCATACTAATGTTTACAATGACCTTACAAAAATTGTATTGGAAAATGTCTTTAAGACTATAGAAAAATCAAAGATGTCAATCAGTGTGAATCTTAATTTTTCAGATATTGTCGACAGCAATATCTTTGGAATCATTATTGAAGAGTTAAAGGCGAATAAAGTACTGGCTTCATGGCTTATAATAGAGTTACTTGAAAATGAAATTTTAGAAGCAGATGCTACACTTGTACAGCATATACAAGAGATAAAATCATTTGGTGTCAAAATAGCTATCGATGACTTTGGTACGGGATATGCCAACTATGCTGTTTTTCAAAAATTACCAATAGATATTATTAAAATTGATGGCTCTTTGATAAAAGAGATAGATACTTCTCCTGTTTCGCAACGTATTGTAAAATCAATTATCTATTTAACAGAAGAGTTTAATATTGAAACTATTGCAGAATTTGTACACTCAGAAGAAGTATATACAAAAGTGAAAGAACTTGGTATAACACATCTTCAAGGTTTCTACCTTGCAAAACCACAAGAAGATTTGGCATTATAATGAATATTTTACTAACCAATATTATTACACATGAGATTGTTAGCCTATAACAAACTATGCTATAATTTGGCACACAACAAACAAAAAAAGGTTAGTTATGGCTAAAGAACACTCATTTGACATCTCTGCAAAAATAGATATGCAGTTATTTAAAAATGCGATAAATCTTGTAGAGCGGGAAATTGCAAACCGTTATGATTTCAAAGGAACGACTTTTGAGATAAACTATAAAGAAAAAGAGAATGTTTTGGTGCTTGTTGCATCCTCCGACAACAAACTCGACACACTCAAAGATATTGTCATTGCAAAACTACTCAAGCAGGGACTCTCTTCAAAAGTTCTTGATGAACTGCGTGTAGAAGATGCGAGCGGCGGAACTAGAAAAGCAACGTTTAAAGTGGTTGATTATATTGAATCTAAAGAGGCTAAAAAGATCGTTGCCGACATTAAAAAGATGAAGCTGAAGGTTAATGCCCAGATAGAGTGCGATCATATCCGCGTTAAAGGGGCAAAGCTTGATGACCTGCAAAAGGTGATGAAGATGGTACGTGAAGGCGACTGGGAAGCACCTATTGTCTTTGAAAATATGAGATAAAAGGGAAAATCTATGAAAAAGATGAGCGTAGCAGAGGCAGCAGAGTTTTTTGGAGTATCCAAAGAGGCAATTCATAACAGAATACGCAGAGGTTCTTTGAAAAGTTCTCTGGGCAGTGACGGTGTGAAGATGGTTATGGTCGATGAGACGAGGAGTGTGAAAAAAGCAGTCTCAAAAAGAGCTGTCAAAAACAGTGCAAATGATGATCGTTACTATAAACTGCTCGAAGCACAAAATGCAAAACTTCAAGAGCGCGTGGAAGTGCTTGAAAATGAAACAAGAAGTCTGCGTGACCAAAAAGAGCAGATGCTTATTGAAGAGCGGCAAAAGATAGAGGCAATCTATAAAGAAAAAGATGAGCAGCTTAAAAATATTCTTCAAACACTTTCATCAAAATTTATGCTTGGCGCTCCGCTTGAGACAGAAGAAACTCTTGAAGCAGAAATGGTCGAGCTTGAAGAGGAAGAATTAAAAAGTAATGTGATTTCTCTAAAGAAATATCTAAAATCATCTGGTTTTTCAGAGAAAAAGATGAAAAAAATCAAAAAAAGATTTAAAGAAAAAGCTAAAAATGATGAGAGAATTGTCATTATAGGAACAAAATATTATCTTGATACAGGGAAATATGATTATAGTGATCTCATAAAATAATTTTACAGGAAATATAATGAATATCATAATTGCAGGTGCCGGAAAAGTCGGCTTCAATCTTGCAAAAACTTTGAGTATAGGACATAATGTCACCATTATCGATAAAAACTCAGAAGCACTTCATCGAATTCAGGAGAGTCTTGACATTATGCCTCTGCGCGGAGATGTTGAAGACTCACAGACATACGCAAATTTTACAGATAAAGATATTGACCTCTTTATTGCCGTCACTAACATTGACAACGTCAATCTCATTTCTATTGTAATGGCAGAAGCTGTTTTAAACATTGACAGAAAGTTTGTGCGCCTGCAAAAACAATTCTTTCATAACAGCGACATTAAGAGCAGACTGGGGATAGATACCCTTATTTTTCCTATTCAACTGGCTTCTAAAACAATCTCTTCGCTGCTTGCCTATCCAAAAGCCAACAATGTGAAATTTTTTAAATATACAGACCATAAACTGATATCGGTAATGGTTTCAAGCCGTTTTGTTCCTCAAAGTTTTCAATCACAGCATTTTAGTATTGTGGGTATTGAGCGGAAAAAAGATTTTTTCATTCCTGCTGATGACAGTGTTGAAATTCTTCCAAACGATCTTGTCTATTTTTTCGGACGTGAAGAAGAGATACGGAATATTTGTCAAAAACTTGAACTCGATACGAAAAAAGAGATACAGAAATGTGTTGTTTTTGGAGGCGAAGAGCTTGGCGTGTCGATTGCGGGCGAACTTGTAAAAATTGGACGGGATGTTAAACTGGTAGAGGAAAATTTAGAGCTGTGTGAGCTGGCAGATGAAGCGCTTGGTGGAAAGGTGCCCATTATCAATTCAAAATATCGTACGCACGATGTTTTTGAGGATGAAGACCTTGACAGTGCAGATATCTTTATTGCTGCGACAAACAATGATGAATTCAACATTATCAAATGTCTTGAAGCAAAAGAAAGCGGCATCAAAAAAGTAGTGGCTATCAACAATGAGATGGAGTATTACAACTTGATGCATACACTCGGTATCATTGTCGTGCGCGGTCCAAAGATAAGTGCCTATAACACCATTATAGAAGAGGTCAGCTCTACGGGCATCGTTATCCAAAAAAGTTATTGCGGGGCTAGAGCAGTTGTCTTTATGCGAAAGGTCTTTCGAAGTTCCGGACTTGTCAATAAAAAGGTAAAATCTCTTTCAGTAGCAAAATCAAAACTCTTTTATATGCGTAATGAGCAGCTTTATCTGTTCAATGAAAATATAGTCCTGCAAGAAGATGATCTTGTTGTGGCATTTTGTACCGTGAGAGAGAGTGCAAAAGTGAAGCAGTGGATCTATGAACTATAAAAATATTACCAAGATACTCTCTATTATCGGGGTGACTATCTCTGCTATATTTTTGCTCGATATAGTTGTCGGATTGATCTATAAAGAGGATTATATGAAGTTTTTACTCTATGATGCTCTTTTTT
Proteins encoded in this window:
- a CDS encoding TonB-dependent receptor plug domain-containing protein, with product MPFLYFLLFILSSILQAEDLSSLLKNYKTDSDLSKFTKHDSAGIVEVYTRQDLEKMQVHNLQDILQTIPGIHLLRATNNLTLLAPSSTSKMPLTYTRLYINDHEMSSSSFGSALLIWGNMPVEYIDHIEVYKATSSLEFGNENAAFIIRLYTKNAKRDSGSKVRLMADNKGSYDTNFYTASEIDNDISYFAYANVADTKRKKYYNIYNGQRYTYDSDTNNYNLYGSLEYKKSHLEVGANQKEDNDFLGRGIHRTPDGGELDAYHYYIHFTQEFENELKLQLSYDRLSYTRNYEDPNGIHIANAPLINSYTLRFNDDIFNICVEKHLDYKHNKVMLGAFYKYKEFAAKGDFHDTTYSYAHKNNFSNGLNLYSIYGEDDYDISNTLRVLASLKGDFFRYNKDIKTQNEFVARAGIIKKLEDLQLKAFYTRGYVPLGFYQIYNPENLPYRANPQIDTPKTDIYTLSMKYKKQNYETSFEVAQMETSNNLVYDYTTTNGWKNVSQTARQTLYQLNYTYFFNLQNKLLINLTYGENNTDIKQSSPFGCLIRSYNAYKKFDFYNEFNYKNGYSYSSYSVDASLDWTAAVKYHHTKDLSFGLRGENILDQGYEQVYSGVSQKFPVRDQKVWLNMEYLF
- a CDS encoding putative bifunctional diguanylate cyclase/phosphodiesterase, with amino-acid sequence MKHLVKLYILIFITIVFSIVYLYVKLGETQDQLTINIDNIFLTQTKEIARNIDEHIHNEIDANLYAQLKNNLKLRERLEEEMSLLHTEIYQYIYILYRDKHHNFRYLLDGSKEDKGAFDEKLNVNKKIWEKVYKSKTSQLYSQQNIDALSQTYLAPIIYNDTVEAVLAIDFSTALPRNITQATIPLKHVFFYIFAAILLMLLILLYQTFLNLKTKKESITDPLTQAYNRTYLRELLKRIDISAYQIAMLDIDYFKQVNDTYGHKTGDKILRDVADIIKQEIRSNDIFVRFGGEEFLLFISKQQENNYTAKKVAERIRKHIEMTSFVYDNITIKLTLSIGITCDTTHFKSISDAIKHADKMLYIAKREGRNLVITDNKQQQKEQDKKETSIHQLSINAIKEAIEDNRVFVFFQPIFDAHTSNITKYEALIRIKDKNGTIVLPGQFLPTVAHTNVYNDLTKIVLENVFKTIEKSKMSISVNLNFSDIVDSNIFGIIIEELKANKVLASWLIIELLENEILEADATLVQHIQEIKSFGVKIAIDDFGTGYANYAVFQKLPIDIIKIDGSLIKEIDTSPVSQRIVKSIIYLTEEFNIETIAEFVHSEEVYTKVKELGITHLQGFYLAKPQEDLAL
- a CDS encoding YajQ family cyclic di-GMP-binding protein, with product MAKEHSFDISAKIDMQLFKNAINLVEREIANRYDFKGTTFEINYKEKENVLVLVASSDNKLDTLKDIVIAKLLKQGLSSKVLDELRVEDASGGTRKATFKVVDYIESKEAKKIVADIKKMKLKVNAQIECDHIRVKGAKLDDLQKVMKMVREGDWEAPIVFENMR
- a CDS encoding DNA-binding protein, with the translated sequence MKKMSVAEAAEFFGVSKEAIHNRIRRGSLKSSLGSDGVKMVMVDETRSVKKAVSKRAVKNSANDDRYYKLLEAQNAKLQERVEVLENETRSLRDQKEQMLIEERQKIEAIYKEKDEQLKNILQTLSSKFMLGAPLETEETLEAEMVELEEEELKSNVISLKKYLKSSGFSEKKMKKIKKRFKEKAKNDERIVIIGTKYYLDTGKYDYSDLIK
- a CDS encoding NAD-binding protein; its protein translation is MNIIIAGAGKVGFNLAKTLSIGHNVTIIDKNSEALHRIQESLDIMPLRGDVEDSQTYANFTDKDIDLFIAVTNIDNVNLISIVMAEAVLNIDRKFVRLQKQFFHNSDIKSRLGIDTLIFPIQLASKTISSLLAYPKANNVKFFKYTDHKLISVMVSSRFVPQSFQSQHFSIVGIERKKDFFIPADDSVEILPNDLVYFFGREEEIRNICQKLELDTKKEIQKCVVFGGEELGVSIAGELVKIGRDVKLVEENLELCELADEALGGKVPIINSKYRTHDVFEDEDLDSADIFIAATNNDEFNIIKCLEAKESGIKKVVAINNEMEYYNLMHTLGIIVVRGPKISAYNTIIEEVSSTGIVIQKSYCGARAVVFMRKVFRSSGLVNKKVKSLSVAKSKLFYMRNEQLYLFNENIVLQEDDLVVAFCTVRESAKVKQWIYEL